A region of Mesorhizobium sp. AR02 DNA encodes the following proteins:
- a CDS encoding outer membrane protein, whose amino-acid sequence MQANLKFARPLAVALGLFALGGTAYAADVVREEPPAPAPVAELPVASWAGPYAGINVGYGFSGRTKEKDFGDSTNTKGFVGSVFGGYQWQQENFVYGGEAELGYNGVKGDDNGINSKGGFEGSLRARLGYAVTPEILLYGTGGLAGRSLKVEDSVLGASDTATMIGWTAGVGTDIKLTDNVFGRVEYRYTDFGSKDFSGIGKVKATDNRVTFGVGMKF is encoded by the coding sequence ATGCAAGCCAATCTTAAATTCGCACGGCCGCTGGCCGTTGCGCTCGGGCTCTTCGCCCTCGGTGGAACTGCCTATGCCGCAGACGTCGTTCGGGAAGAGCCCCCGGCACCCGCTCCGGTTGCCGAACTGCCCGTGGCATCCTGGGCCGGCCCCTATGCCGGTATCAATGTCGGCTATGGCTTCAGCGGCCGTACCAAGGAAAAGGATTTCGGCGATTCGACCAACACCAAGGGTTTCGTCGGTAGTGTCTTCGGCGGCTATCAGTGGCAGCAGGAGAACTTCGTGTACGGCGGTGAAGCCGAACTCGGCTACAACGGCGTCAAGGGCGACGATAACGGCATCAACTCCAAAGGCGGCTTCGAAGGCTCGCTGCGTGCCCGTCTCGGCTACGCTGTGACCCCGGAAATCCTGCTCTATGGAACCGGCGGTCTCGCCGGCAGAAGCCTGAAGGTCGAGGACAGCGTCCTCGGCGCCAGCGACACCGCCACGATGATCGGCTGGACCGCCGGCGTCGGCACCGACATCAAGCTGACCGACAATGTGTTCGGCCGTGTCGAGTACCGTTACACCGACTTCGGCTCGAAGGACTTCAGCGGCATCGGCAAGGTCAAGGCCACCGACAACCGCGTCACCTTCGGCGTCGGTATGAAGTTCTAA
- a CDS encoding IS1182 family transposase has protein sequence MLKRPAPEQTALEMVTLDQLVPADHLLRKIDRVIDFSFIHDLTAPLYCPDNGRPPLDPTLMFKALFIGYLFGVRSERQLVREIEVNVAYRWFLRLKLTDKVFDASTLSQNRRRRYDDTSVSQAIFDRIVEQAIRAGLVDGTVLYTDSTHLKANANKGKYDLAMIAKSRADYWADLDRAIDAERGLHGQKPLKEKQRQPAVKETKVSRTDPDSGYMVREGKPKGFFYLDHRTVDAAHAIITDTHTTAIVHDSTVYLSRLDRQVERFGFDVGAVGLDAGYATAGIAKGLEDRAIRGVTGYRRPTPPKPGMMGPSSFTHEPETDGYRCPQGQLLAYATTDRNGYRHYKSAPAICRDCPLLASCTTNAKAQRTIIRHVWADAKERTDANRLTAWGKAVYRRRKETVERSFADAKQLHGHRYARFRSLTRVACQCLIAAAAQNMKKIALALSPRPKPRLA, from the coding sequence ATGTTGAAGCGACCCGCCCCTGAACAGACCGCGCTTGAGATGGTAACGCTGGATCAGCTGGTTCCGGCTGATCACCTGTTGCGCAAGATCGACCGTGTGATCGATTTCTCCTTCATCCACGATCTGACGGCGCCACTCTATTGCCCGGACAATGGCCGGCCGCCGCTCGATCCGACCTTGATGTTCAAGGCGCTGTTCATCGGCTACCTGTTTGGAGTTCGCTCGGAACGGCAGTTGGTGCGCGAGATCGAGGTCAATGTCGCCTATCGTTGGTTTTTGCGGCTGAAACTGACGGACAAGGTGTTCGACGCCTCGACGCTGTCGCAGAACCGGCGTCGACGCTACGACGACACCAGCGTGTCGCAGGCGATCTTCGACCGTATCGTCGAGCAGGCGATCCGAGCGGGCCTTGTCGATGGCACGGTGCTTTACACCGACTCCACCCATCTGAAGGCCAACGCCAACAAGGGCAAATACGATCTTGCCATGATCGCCAAGTCGCGGGCCGACTATTGGGCCGACCTCGATCGTGCGATCGACGCCGAACGAGGGCTGCACGGCCAGAAGCCGCTGAAGGAGAAGCAACGCCAGCCCGCGGTGAAGGAGACGAAGGTATCGCGCACCGATCCCGACAGCGGCTACATGGTGCGCGAGGGCAAACCGAAGGGCTTCTTCTATCTCGACCACCGCACGGTGGATGCGGCCCACGCCATCATCACCGACACGCACACGACAGCGATCGTCCACGATTCTACGGTCTACCTGTCGCGGCTCGACCGCCAGGTGGAGCGCTTCGGCTTTGATGTCGGCGCTGTCGGGCTGGACGCCGGCTATGCCACGGCCGGCATCGCCAAAGGGCTGGAGGATCGCGCAATACGCGGCGTCACCGGCTATCGCCGCCCAACACCGCCCAAGCCTGGCATGATGGGACCGTCATCCTTCACCCATGAGCCCGAGACCGATGGCTATCGCTGCCCACAGGGCCAGTTGTTGGCCTACGCGACCACCGACCGCAATGGCTACCGCCATTACAAGAGCGCCCCCGCTATCTGCCGCGACTGTCCACTGCTCGCTTCCTGCACCACCAATGCCAAGGCCCAGCGCACCATCATCCGCCACGTCTGGGCCGATGCCAAGGAACGCACCGACGCCAACCGGCTGACGGCGTGGGGCAAGGCCGTCTACCGCCGCCGCAAGGAAACTGTCGAGCGCTCCTTCGCCGACGCCAAGCAACTGCACGGCCACCGCTATGCCCGGTTCCGAAGTCTCACCAGGGTAGCCTGCCAGTGTCTGATCGCCGCCGCAGCCCAGAACATGAAGAAGATCGCCCTGGCCCTCAGCCCAAGGCCAAAACCCCGCCTCGCATGA